CTTGAACCTGGAGAGTACGAGTGGACTTGGACACCAACTCTTTGTTTGCCTCAAATGCAGGGCGAGTTAGAAATTCATCCTGTTGTGCCACAACGTGAGATTCCTATTAGCTTGAAATGCTTACAAGACAAAGAGATGGTTGCTTCAGTTGACTTTGCGTACCTTCGTATAGTGAGAATCGGAACCAATGAAATTGAGTTCTGCATGAAGGGCGGACACCTTGCTGGTCTAATAACAATCGTCGTAAGCTTCCTAAACAAACCTCTTAGATTTAACCTTGCTGCAAATCTAGGCAGTGTCAAAGCAGAACAAGCAAAATGTACTGTTCAACTGCTGCTGGCTATGCTTCGCGGTGGAAGACTCCAAATTAAATCCTGGGAATTCGATGCTCCGCTAGTTATAAACTTTATTGTGACTAATAGTGACCTACGGCAAGAAAAACTTGAAGAATATATTAAGTTTCTTGATTATCTCATAAAAATCAACCGTGAATTTAATTTGGATCTTCGGTATCCAAACAATGTCGATGCCAATACTGAGGAGACAGTAGAACTAATCGTCTCTGCTATTGAACATGGGCAAATTGAATATCCGAGTGGGACTATTCGGCTTCATAGACGACAGGAGGCATTGAAAATTGTAGAGTTGTTACGGACAAGAAACCCATTGAATTTAGAAATGGAGGACGAGAAAAAATACCAGCTTATAGGTCACGATTTGCTAATGGGCAAATCAAGAATTATTTTTGAAAATATATTTCCTATTGATGGTCTACTAGAAATGGAACAAGCAGTTCAAGCTCTTCCAGAGTCTGATAATCTTCAGATTGCTCTTCGATATGACCGCGCCATCGAAACTTTCTTGCAATGGTTTCCAGAAGGAACAGATGGGCAGACCGATTGAGGCTAGGGAAGTTCTCATTTGCCAGAAACCGCATCAAACTGCCTCGGATGTGAGTGGAAGAATATACAAAGATTCTTCACGCATACATTCAGCAGCAAAGGGAAACACCGCTCGTAGTGACTCAGGAGTTAGTGAAGGGTAATTTTCCAGCACTTGTTGTTGTGTCCATCCTACAGAAAATAACCCAAGCAAAAACTCTACTGACAGCCGAGTTCCTTTCACAACTGGCTTACCTAACAGGATTTTGGAGTCAGAATGAATGTATTCTCGCCAGCCCATGTTTACTTAAACTTTATGGTAAATTCTGCTTTTAATTTTAACTTTTGTCCAGTGCTATATTTATTTGTCACCTTGACAGAATATTGTCCTTGATGTCTTGGTGACTGGAATAGAGAGAGGAGTGCGATCGCTCTTTCTCCCCGATCTCTTGGCATTAATGGCGCTTCGGGGAATATTTCTTCTAGATACTCGTTGATGATGGTGGATTCCCAGACGCGATCGCTACCGTTGCTGGTTAGGGCTTGATTTTTACTATGAGTCACTGACTTAAGCCTGAACCTCGTAGGCTGGATTTGGTTCGACGAACCCAGCTAACCCTTTGAAATGTTGGGTAACGGTTAGTCGCATGGAACAAACCTACAAATCCTCGCATTTCTCCTTATGTCAATGCCATTCATCTATAAACGCCCATGCCTACAAACGGCTTAATACTCAGCATAACTGGTTGCCTTTATCTATAAATATTCAGTAAAGATTGCCCATATAAAAATGAAGATTTAGTAAAGATACCAGCTTTATTGAAAGTAGTTTTGCTTTATTAAGTTTGCTCTATATTTATCAGCTTTCGCTAATAGCTTATAGCAGTTATTGAAACATTCAGTCCTTTGATAGAAGTAAGAATACGCTCTTGAGATAGAGCCGTTGGTGCATTTGCAAAAGTTATTCTGAAAACAATTCAAGCATAAGTAGCGAATCAAACTACAACAAAGCTAAGAATTCTTTTTTGAAAGAAAGCGCGTCACACCGACAGACTTTCAAAGTTTTAATTTATCTACATTTTTTTGGGAGTTTATCAACAGCTATGGCTAATCAAAATGACCGCCAAACTTATAACCGTGAAGTTCGTCAGGATTCTTACAATGACGCTAACGGTCATACTCACACCAACGTAACGCGAACAGAAGAAACAGTTAATAATGGCGTTGTTAAGTCTAACTCTGACTCCTACCGGGATGGTTACGTTAACGGTCGAGTCTCCGAGCGCAGCTACCAAGAAGAGAATTTAGCTGTTCGGGATAACAACAATGCCGCGAGTGGCTTAGTAATTGGCTTGCTCCTGACTTC
This DNA window, taken from Funiculus sociatus GB2-C1, encodes the following:
- a CDS encoding DUF433 domain-containing protein, with protein sequence MGWREYIHSDSKILLGKPVVKGTRLSVEFLLGLFSVGWTQQQVLENYPSLTPESLRAVFPFAAECMREESLYILPLTSEAV
- a CDS encoding glutathione S-transferase family protein, whose product is MTHSKNQALTSNGSDRVWESTIINEYLEEIFPEAPLMPRDRGERAIALLSLFQSPRHQGQYSVKVTNKYSTGQKLKLKAEFTIKFK